TACTCCTTCATGGAGATCGTCTGTGTCTATGGATATTCCCTTTCAATTTACATTCCAGCAGTGGTAAGTCCTACAATATATATGTCAGCCCATTGGTTCCAATTGAAgacgtcaaataaaaaaagatggccAACATAATTATAGTTTAATTTTTCAAAAGGTTCAGTAATTCTCTAGAgcaaacaatacatttattgattaatattttcatttatggataaatacacatttggtgCACTAATTAATACTTAATGACAGcacgacagtgtgtgtgtgtgtgtgtgattgtgtacaATGACAATAGTACTCAGTAGGATCAATTATTTGTTGGATTTCATCTTCTcgtatttttttatatcaaaatatatataatataaccaaaCTTATCtacaacatggttataacattCACCTCTGTAAATTGTAATATTTGTATCTTTAATATCTTTTGCACACAGCATGTGATACAGTTCAGAATGTACCTTTTTACATTGTTAATAGAACCCTTATAATGATTACATAGAGCCGAAGACAAAACGTTGTGACCTTTCATTACAAATCTTTACAGTTGATTAATACTTATTTCCCCTACTATCACAAATCATTTTGAGCATTCAATGTGTCTTAATAACTCTCATAAAATGAAACCCATATTATTTAATGCCCTGTTGTTTCCTTCCATAAGGTTCTATGGATTCTCCCGTATGAATGGCTGAGGTGGTGCACCATAGTGGtggctctctgcctctctggctCAGTTCTGGTGATGACTTTCTGGCCTGCAGTCAGGGAGGACCACCCTAAAGTTATTATAGGAATCATGTCGGCCATTGTTGTGCTCAACGCCCTGCTTGCGGTTGGCTGTAAGGTAATTGTGCTCTATGATGTTGCTTTTTCATAACTTTACTCTGAGGATTCATTCAAGATTTGGGAGGTTTGGAAAATAAATCAGTTTGAAGAAATAAGATTGAACCGGCTTTGGCAAACTACATCTTTGTTAATCCATTTGATTCCAGCTGCCTGTCCATCTTAGTGTAGATATGATTGACCCACCCTTTTCCCTCAAAGATCTCAGTAGCATGACTAAGCTTTGACACAACTTGTCTGTCAATCACTTAACACAGCACagacttttgtttattttttttgtctctcCATGACTTTATTTGATCGTGTCAAGTTAACTTTCTCTGGGTAGACTCTACATTGGAAACAGTGACTGCATTGCCTCACTGGTGTGAGAGCGGTCTGTTTGTGGAATACTGTCAGACTCACGTAGGTATCATATGTCTGGTCACATTCATGTAATTAGTAATTAAGTAAGCCGGATGGTTTAACGGTTGGCCAAGAGGAATGGATGTCAAGAATGTGTATTCTCCAGAGAACATTTCTTGCACTCTTACTAATAGACATATCAACTGTAGTTCTTAAAGGCTCAGTAGTCTCtcttaatattgtatatatattttttgctagGTTGTTTtactctccttttcttttttttcttttttttctagacTTATTTCTTCAGCAAACCCGAAAAGGAACCACAAGTGGACAATTCTGTTGCAAGAGAGATAACAAAGCACCCTCTACGACATGAACACCTTTCTTTTACTAAAGGTAACCAAGAGTGACCCAGGCGCTTTTTAAGCCATTTCCCATtgtacacatgcacaaataaCCTGATACACACAAGTCTTATTCCTCAACCCTGTACATTCTCTGAACTGGtttaaatctgcattctctTGTAGCAGGAATAGTGACCTCCTACCTCAGTAGCAGCTCTACATTGTTGGCCTATTTTTATGGGCTtacgttttgtttatttgtgtcctGCTACAACAGAACACTTGACACCGGACTTCCTTTACCGTATTTCAACTTCCCAAAGCAagtgttattctttttttatttttttattgcaggTTCTCCGGTTGCCTTATGAGAGGGAATTGGGTTGCTGTGGTAATGAAGTCACGGGCCGTCTGGATTTCACCTGCACTCGGACATTCTGGCTCAAGACCGTGGAACCCAGTGTGCGCTCTTGGTACAACTTCATGACCTCTGAAAATGAACACTGGTACCAACTATATTATTTCTAATGGGATGGATTCTAAGTTTCCTGAAAGATTAAAGAGGTATGGTTTACACAGCTGATGTGATCTTTTGTAGTATAGTAGCTTTCTGCTTTATGGTTCTAATTGTTGAAATGTTTAGACAAACAGTCTGTGGAGAAATGTTTGTAGCATCAAAGGCATTTTGTATATGCATTTCTTTTCTATTCAGTTAATGGGGACTTCTTAGTGTACAAAATATTCCATATGAACGGCACAACAATTATCTGTGTTGTTAACATTTTTAAGGTTCAGACTTATGTATAAGTAAAGTCATTGTATTTTCCTCTAACTGATTTAACCGCAAGTGCCCACAACTAATGCCAAAGACCCATTTTAAATGTCCAAGGTATTTACAACTTGGgaaactttttttaatgaataattaCCAAGTAGTTGATCAAATGTATAAAATTGAATATATGTTAGTTCTCAATGAGTGTTTCattggaagaaaataaaaaatggtctTTGTGAGACCCACATTTATTAATGAAACCATCAATAATAAAGGTGTTATCACAATGATTTAAAGTCAATCCAGAGCCTATGTTCAAGCACAAAGGAAACTATGAACAGATAAGTTGCATACTGTCTTTACACATTAAAGAAGTAAGTAGCTAAGTGCGGCTAATTGTTTATAATGCAGCCCTGAGGTGTGTTTATCTTTATATGTTTCTTACATGTTCTTGATTCAGAGTCAAGTGTCTTGATAGTCACATCATATAAATGCTTAATATGTAATTTATTTCAGTAAACTCAATGTTTTTAGGTAGGACGACCTTAAACCACCCAGCTCCCAGACGTGTCTGCaacgtgatttttttttttctcaaccagCTCAAAtttttcaacattttaaatatttattagaGCTCATTTGGACTTTCAAAGATAGCATCTAACTTTTAGAGTGGACATTTGGCTGGTGGTTTGGTTTTTTCCGGCTCATCCATCTTGACTGGTTGAGCCAACTGATAGAATCTACTGTGTCACTGTTGGGATGCACGGCTCAACTGTAGCTTATGAGTGTAAAGCCTCTTTCTACAGGCACACAGTGTGGTCAGCACCGTACACACAGGGCTCCTCTGTTAAGTGTGTTTCATAACAGCATTGATTCACAAGGGCAAGTTCTCAGATGATTTAACAAAATAGAAGGAAACAAAATTGTCACTTGAAACGGTGTCACAGGGATGGTGGCGCCCTAATTAATGGTCATTCTAGCCCCAGCTTTGAGTTACACAGGCGCTGCCTGTCAAACAGATAGCCCTGTTGGAGGAATGTCTCTGGCCTCAGTCCGAGGCATGTGGCTGCTTGTGGGGTGGATTTACCGACATAATGCTCAAGGACTATTTGAATAACTTGTGAGTAAAAATATTTAAGAAACTCTTACCTTAGGATGGCCACTTCAAATGGGAAAGGTGAAAAGGTGTCCAAATTTGAGACATTGAAACTTTTGGAGAAATGCAGTAAGGAAAGAGATGATGCCATGCACAGAGAAAGTGTTCTAAGAGAGAAACTCAGACAGAATGAGTCGAAGATCCGTGCCACGGACGCTGTAAGACAGAAACTGAAGTCCTTGACTTTGGAAAACAAGGAGCTGAGGAAACAAGTGAAGGCTCTTCGTACTGAGATTGGACTTGAACGCAGCCCTGACTTCAGTGGAAAGACCACAAAGGACATAATCGATGACCTGCAAGAAAAGGACCGTGAGTGCAGGTCCCTGGTGGAGAAGACTGGGCAACTGAATCTGACCATTGATGTTTTGACTTCAGAGGTGACAAATATGGTCACCTCTAAAACACTTTTAGAGGATAAGTTGCAATCACTGCAGCAAAATCTCAAGGATATGACACATAATCAACGCCGCTTGCTGAAGTTGTGGGACGACAAGAAGGTCCAAAGGGAGCAGCTTGCCCTCCCTGCAATTGCCATGAAACCTGTACAGAAACCATTCGTCCACAAAGCGGTTCAAACTGAGATGTCTGTCAATTCATCCCAAAAGCTTCCAGTCAATGCTTTTGAGACCAAGCCATTCTCTCGGGACCAAGACAAACCCGTTTTGGATAGTTTTCCAACCTATGGAAATGGCTATCATGACAAGAAAGCATTCATGCACGATGAAAcaaaaggaataaataaatactcgaCTCATTGACTGATATTGACTAACAATCTGCATTCAGAAAGTAAAGCTGAGATATAGctaataaatgtgtaaataacaACAAGATGAGATACTATTCAATTAATGTTACTTCTGGCTTTTTGGTTCGTTGTGTAATTTGATTCTCTgacattatttcattatttgtgTCAATCTAACTTTATAGATCAACATTGAACTGAAGCAGCTTTTTGAAAGTTATTGTTTTGTGAGCTTATTCGGTTTAATCAAGCGTGCATTGATTGACTGGACTGCCTGACtgatatttatacaaatatttgtgttgttgttaaagTTCATTAACCATAATTCGGTTGGATGTGATACTGCCACCTGGCAGGAACACGGGCAACTTTTTATCGGGGTCCTTCAAGGGTCCTTTGAATGCATGTGGCGCGATATGGAAAACGGTGGAAAATAGTTTGACAGCAGGAGAGCCGAAGAGATTATTGTCGCTGTTTGGTTCTCCGTTTATCCAAGCAAGATGTTTTCTACTGAGCAAAGTTGTTGGTTTATCCGCAAGGTAAGTCTTTACACTGAATTCTTCTGTTTGTTTTAAAGAATACGTTTTGCTAGCGTAGCGTGCTCAAGTAGCCTCACTAGTTCAACGGTCAGTTAGCGTCGCTAATATatctttaaaatacaaaacaacaagCTAAAGAACCCGACATATGCAATTTAGAAATAAAGGTGTGCACAATGTATGAGCAAATGACGTTGCTACCTTTTATACAGGAACAAATAACCTGAGCAAGGAAAAACTAAAAAGGATTATCAAGAGCggattaattataaataaataaatatacactttttttttacgttaACGTtaggtttttaaaaatatgagTTGGTTAACAAGAGGCGATTAAAATATGTATACACTTGTACATTACTgtatatttgtttacattactaTTTGAAATAATTGTGAGGCTTGTTTAGAAAGAAATGAGCCAAATcgagaataaaacaatataagTAGTGGTGTCTGTTCGTCTTTCGTTACTTAGCGCAATGATCAAATTAATAAAACCAAACAAGTCAACATGCAGTCATTTTTGTCAATACATCTTGTGCATTTTCACCATACCTGAGTCTGGGTGACAAAAATGCAGCTTATCAATAGTTTATATTTCAGAAGAACAGAACAATAACATTTAACAAAACCTCCCGGGCCACAGATAATAATTACTTTCATTAGGACACACTCGGCCTCTACTTTCTTGATTAGTTAAGCATGTTACATGTCGGGAAATGGTAACTGTCCTTCGCTTACATGTAAACATTTACTTATTGGATACACAAATATAATCGGgtcaaaaaatgtttttagacTTTCAGAAACAGGATATTTTGACAAATAATGTTTTAGTTTCCCTTCATGATTGAGTGTTGAACATTAACTAATCATGATAGATTaaacttccttttttccccatttcaTTTCACCCAAGCTTACATCTCAGAGCTTTTGAATAATCAATGTTGGAACATGATTTTAAAGATAAAAGAGATCATCAATCTTCTAAAAATCAAGAGACTTTTGGAAttccctaatatatataaagctgTTTTACAACATATTGACAACTAAGAATCAGAATATGTTGTCGTTTAGCCCCTGCTCTGTAATAATAATGACTTACTGCTCGTTTCAGGTTGTTTGCTGGAGAGCGGTGGCCAGTATTGCTTGGGCTGTTCTGTTGTTGCTACCCATCACAGCAATTTTTGTAATCCTCAGCAGGTTCAGTCTGCTCCACCCCATTCAGACGTCATCAGGTCAGTCACCACGTTCAATGTGAATTTTGACTCGTAGTCAATCTGAAGTTGTGTGAATCTCACTGTGGACTGTTTTGTCCATGCAGAATGCCTGTCCTTCTTAACATGTGCAAGTGCCATCTTCTCATTGATCCTGATGTGTGGAGTGATCATCATGGTGGGGTTCCTGAACTTGGAGTATTATACAGGTGGGTGGCAGATAACTGCAGATGTAAATTTATTAGGTTTTCACTTGATCTAAGCAAAGATGCATTAGATCATCAGTTCAGACTCAgagtttatgtatgtatatgatgATGCATCATATTATGTATGACGTATTTCGCAATACAATCTGGAAGCACAAACGGCAAAAAGGCGGACATGCCCCCCAATTCTTCATAACCCAGCAAATACGGAATGGTATGCTTGATGATGGTAAATTAAAGGTATTTATTATAATGAAGTAAAGAAATAGCTACAATTGGGAAGTGTGTCAGTCAGTAACATCATAAATGTGTGAGCGTGATGAAGATTGGGGTGTCAGCTAAAACAAAAGAAGAT
This portion of the Pseudoliparis swirei isolate HS2019 ecotype Mariana Trench chromosome 8, NWPU_hadal_v1, whole genome shotgun sequence genome encodes:
- the zgc:113691 gene encoding uncharacterized protein zgc:113691, whose protein sequence is MATSNGKGEKVSKFETLKLLEKCSKERDDAMHRESVLREKLRQNESKIRATDAVRQKLKSLTLENKELRKQVKALRTEIGLERSPDFSGKTTKDIIDDLQEKDRECRSLVEKTGQLNLTIDVLTSEVTNMVTSKTLLEDKLQSLQQNLKDMTHNQRRLLKLWDDKKVQREQLALPAIAMKPVQKPFVHKAVQTEMSVNSSQKLPVNAFETKPFSRDQDKPVLDSFPTYGNGYHDKKAFMHDETKGINKYSTH